One genomic region from Anguilla rostrata isolate EN2019 chromosome 2, ASM1855537v3, whole genome shotgun sequence encodes:
- the armc7 gene encoding armadillo repeat-containing protein 7 encodes MSSGRSRFPGPDRFEYLQALVTEFQDTDSTDAKEQVLANLANFSYDPGNMEDLRTLQVTELFLDMLTEESENLVEFGIGGLCNLSVDPACRDQILESDGIALVTGCLSSRREETVLSAIGTLMNLATGAGPRAGSSARERLTDPAVLQCMLRFSLSHSTRLRNLACVFLQDCCTPAQVERAQRQLQDCTQTALGIPLPQD; translated from the exons ATGTCGTCAGGAAGGAGTAGGTTTCCTGGACCGGATCGGTTCGAATACCTCCAAGCATTGGTTACCGAGTTCCAGGACACCGACAGTACAG ATGCCAAAGAGCAGGTCTTGGCGAATCTGGCCAATTTCTCGTACGACCCCGGGAACATGGAGGACCTGCGGACCCTGCAGGTGACGGAGCTCTTCCTGGACATGCTCACTGAGGAGAGTGAGAACCTGGTGGAGTTTGGAATTG ggGGCCTCTGTAACCTGAGCGTGGACCCCGCCTGCCGGGACCAGATCCTGGAGAGCGACGGCATCGCCCTGGTAACGGGCTGCCTGTCCAGCCGTCGGGAGGAGACGGTGCTGTCGGCCATCGGCACCCTGATGAACCTggcgacgggggcggggccgcgggcGGGGTCCTCCGCCCGCGAGCGCCTCACCGACCCCGCCgtgctgcagtgcatgctgcGCTTCTCGCTCTCCCACAGCACCCGCCTGCGCAACCTGGCCTGCGTCTTCCTGCAGGACTGCTGCACCCCCGCCCAGGTGGAGCGGGCCCAGCGCCAGCTGCAGGACTGCACCCAGACCGCCCTGGGGATCCCCCTGCCACAGGACTAG